The genomic interval TATCCCAGCTGTTCTGTAAATTGAGTTGCTTCCTGATATCTTACAATGTCCTAGAAAAGAGCTAAAATGCACTTTGGTATCTACCAACTCTATCATTTGAAATTCCAAATGAGGGGATAGGAAAGCATTGTGCCTGTAGTATTGTAGCTTACATGTTTCATTGGCCCTGTTCTCTCCTTTTGTCATTCGAGTATTATTTGGAGATCGAAGGAGGTATTTGTTTCACCCTCCAAGATGCATACGTGCAGAATTTAACTGTGATTGATATAGGGTATGAATCAATCTCATGTAAATGGTTCCCATTTTGCATCAGAACAGCACAGTAAATATTAACGAGTCACAAATCCATACCAATATGGCTACAGAGGATTTGCCACTGGCAGGTCTGAAATCACTTTGAGTAAGACCAGTTTGTTAATTGCAGACTGTAGTGTTTGCTACTACACAGAAGAAAGTGACAATTCAATACAAAGTAAGAAGGTTTATCATATATGTATTTGCTTCAATATCACCTATATTTACTATTGTGCACTTTCATTGTGCCTTTTGTATGGTTCTCTTAtctgtttcttttcctttctcttacattttccatttcagaaaatttgttaatattatcCAAAAGAAAGGAGAGAAAGAATTAGCAAGTTCTTTAATTCGAAAGGTACTGTAACCTTGTCATTTCATGCAGCGTTTCATTTTATTCAGTTACTTGTGTGGTTTTGCTTGTATTTGTAAATGTTACAATTTATACCATGGTATCCACCAGACAGTGTTCTCACATGGGTACAGATCACTGACATTAGtaagtggaggtcaaaggtcatgtggaATGGAAGTCTAAAAAGTATTctttttacaaaaatttgaGTTGGAAATCTTGGGAACATCCACtgtatctactgtactgtatatcataTCTTTAAGCTTATATATCTGAAGTTTTTGCAAACCTATAGGTAAGGAAagttttggcaaaagttttTGCAAACCTATAGGTAAGGATTAGCTGTTGGCATTATTGGATCTGTACCTGTGCACAACATAGTGATTCCAAGGGTCTTAAATTAACTGAactttgttggtatggggtttTTTCCGCATACACTCAGCCTAGCATAGATCTACAAATGTTGCATCACAAAATCTAAATGTCTAATCGTTTCCTTTTACCTCCCTCAGACATTTGAGCTGATAAAACTTCGCCAAGTTGAGAAAATAAATACAGCATCGCCAGATGAACCTGTAGATGTAGAAGCTAACCCGGAACAAATATTTTATTCTGCAATCGAGAACTGCAAACCTATCCTTGGTCTCCAAAATGTGGAAAGAGGGGGACGTACTTACCAGGTGAGACTCATTAATTTGTAACTCTGAGAGGTTTTTTTTCATCGTGTATGACATAGGGTAGTCATCGTTAAAAGTGGTCGGACCGGTCTGTTTTGATCATCATTCTCCATACTACTTATATAATGTGTTACTGGGAACCAGTGGTTGTACCTGGACCAAATGGAAGAGTGTAAAGCAGTTTGTAGGTATAGAGATTAGGGGGGGTGCAGATTTTTTCTCCCAAAACAAAGTTAGTAACATATATCTGCTAACAGTACAAATTCTGATCctgtggatttggagatatatGTGATGAATACAGCAAATTTTAGACATAAATTTCAATGGCACTCGTGAGGAAGCATTGAAAACCTTTTTCCAGCTCtatacaattttatttattcccaCTTCATTCATTTTCAAGGTGCCAACACCACTGAAGGAGAATCGTAGACGATTTCTGGCCATGAAGTGGCTGATAGAAGCAGCGAATACCAAGGACCCAACCATTCCTTTCTATCAACAATTAGCCGATGAACTTTTGAACGCTCACCAAAACACAGTAAGTGGTTTTTTATAGATGGGTCTGAAAGCAAGTGTTAATTGTCCATATGTTATCCCACATGAGCAATGATTCAAATAACAAACCTTTATATTAGTTTTGTTTGTTGgctatttttgtatttgtttgtttcaacGAAAATGTAAAGGCATTAAACTGATGAGTCGCATTATGTGCTTATCCCATCACAACAATACTTCCGATGCCTACCGTTGCCTCAAAGAGAAATACCGAGTTTCGTAAAAAGTTGACGTGCTTAGAGATCAGCATTGACAGTTTCAAACACCCATACCTACTGTATAATATTCCAACACTTAAAAAGTGTAGCAAGAAATTGGTAGTTTCTTCTTCAACATATACTCCTGTATTTGTTTTTTAGCAGCAGGTGATTATTTGACTTCAAATTATATCCTAACCTTGAAGCTTAAGAGTACAGAAGCTGGTTCTTGCTTGAGAAATTAAACTTATTTTTACTTTTGGCATTCTATCACTCAGGGTGCTGTCATCAAGAGAAAACGTGATCTACACAAGCAGTGTGAGGCAAACAGAGCCTACGCCCACTTTAGATGGTGGTAACGAAGGTGAATTAGAAAAGGCATTTGGCGATTAACATCAACCGGCTCCCACATTGGTGAACCTTGAACAACTCCCGTGATTGCAGTTATAATATATGATGAGGTTTGGAGAAGGATGCATTGCTTGCGATGTCAAGACTTTTACTTGCTAGAAGAATATTGCTCTCCATCTCAACGAAGAAGGGATAAATGTAGGCTAGCAAATGTTATCAGGCAACCAAGTGTTGTACCCACATTGTTTAGCACCTCCTCTTCCCATGAAGCTCCTTTTCATATTGAAATAAGGATAGATAATATGGAAGAAATTAAATATGgcatatatttaataaatagCATTTAACCATTGACATGTTTATGTCATGTCTGTAATAAAATTAATGTTACACAAACAATTCAGCCCCTCTCCCTACTCCCATTTCCCAACTCTGCTTCTTTGACACCCGATTTCTTGGCTAAGGTGATCATTCATTTCTCCATACAGAACCAATATCCTTCATGGTCCACAAATCTAACAAAAATGGTTATTGGTAAACACcacataaattacattttggaaattaaacTCTGTAACCACTGTTTTGTgttaaagaaaaacattgtGGCAATTCTTCAAAGTGACTCAGGTCCAAGCCGTGTGTACTGTTGGTGTCCATCTCCTCATATGTTGTGCAAAATAAACCGGATACAAAAATAGTAAGAGACAATAAGAGAGAGATATTTAGTATCtggcattttttttattcacatttacatatataatgcTGTACACATACTATCTCTGAATTTTTCAGAAACCTGTACGAGAAATTTTGAATAAAGTGAATATACTTCGACAAAAAATATTGTGCTCTCTCTTTGTTTAATTCAATGTTAAACATATTTTCTAAACTATTCTTGGTTGTTTTACTTATCAACTAACAAAAGCCGGTAGTAGTCTTAGTCAATAGAAACATACTCAAACATCATTTTGtggaaatttgttttaatattattcCACTTTTCTTTCTAAAACTCTTTCTTTCTGACAGAAGATTTCCTTTAGATCAATGTTGCCCAAATTTCATGGACATATTTAATGTGCAAACTTTACTGAATAGTTGACTTTTGAACTGGCAGTGGTTCATCAATTGCACTTCTTACATGATTGCCCTATAAAAAGatcctcccccctccttccccacccATTACAACATATGGTTGAATCACTGCCAGTAGCTTCCTGACAGACACTATTGCTATGGCCAAACCCACAGCAAATGCCaggtttcttttcattttaagaGAATGGTTGCCTTCAGCCAATGACTCTTGACAATATGCTTAAAGTACATTTGTATTATAGATAGCATCTAACTCTCATAAAAGTTTCTGACTGGTgcacataaaaacattaaaaacaacagTTTATGTGTAGAGTATTCAGTGGCTTTCAAGGTTATCTTCTATAGCTAGCACTCAATTTCAGATTTCACAAACTGATGACCTACAgacacaaaatatgtaactATGCTACAGCCAGCTGGGACAATTTCCTCAATGCTTATATCACTCTACACTGTCATCTCAAGCCCTGTTTCAAAGCACACATACTGATATTACAAAACAGTTCCTTCCCTTCATCCAGTAGatatatgatattattcatACTGTtggtacaagtgctttgaagtcTGACATGAAGGTACCGTTCATGAATTTTgtttgtcccaactgggtgctaCTCTCAGATATTGCGGAGATGAAAGTTGAACAATCAAATAGCTTAATTAAAGAGGATGACAAGCCATAATGTTAGCAGATGAAAGTTTGTTCCACAGGTAACAGTTTTCTTGGTGGTTGTATTTCAGCTCATGTGCAGGCGCATAGccaaagtgggggggggggggggggggcgaaggggcgacccccccttgagcatattttttggcgCTACGCTAAGATAGTTTGCCTTACAGGCTTcgtccctcccttggcaaattcctcactaCGCGTCTGCTCATGTTTGAGCAAAACTGATTTACCTCGAGCAAAGGATAAATCAACAGATTGGTTGATGACAGATTGTAATCAAAGCACCAAAAATTATCTGCTTGATATTTACAATCTGCATTAGGATAGTATAACTCCCATTTAGTATAGTCAACCCCATCTACTGTTTTTTATCTATAATTCTTATTTCATGCTAATAGAGATTTACCACagagaatgaaaagaaaacagaagttGTCTATGGAACCACCCTGTGATGATATTGTTGCTAACAAACCAATGAAACTACATCAATTGTAAGTTAGAAGTTGAccattccctcccccccccccactccttccCTTGTGTAAGGACAAATCAAACTCTTGAAGAAGGATTTCTTCATAATATATGGCAGATTTTGAAGCTAGATGCAATTAACTCATCTGCACAGAAGTTTCTCATTAAGTTTATACTATTACAATCAGGTACATCCTTCTCTTAAAATTGTAGAATATATATCAGAATTTGACAACGTCTGCTTTGGATTTCGGTGAGTGCTCTAAACATGAAAGACGATGTAAGATCTCCAGCTGCACGAGTTTTGTTAGAACGGTGAATTCATTCCCAGTTTGGTGTCAAATAAAAGTTTGCTTCTCCTCTGCCACTGAACATACTCTCTGATGGggtaattaaaaaaatgatgaataaaaatataaaaatgatgaatagGTAAAGAATCAAATGTGATAAAATCCTCTCCAAGGAAAGACTTACCCACTGACTTAAACCAAGTAACACAGGCATTTTATGTTTACTACTTTAAATAGTTGATGCTGAGTTGCACAAAGGGTGACcatttcaccccccccccatatcccCCTCCATTTGTCAAGGAGGGGGAAAGGGTAACTAAGGGAAATTTTGTACAGTCAAATTCAACCTTGCAAACTTTCAAGAGTAGTTATTAGTACAACCATGCACTAAGACCTAACTATATAGTGTAAATATGCTTATACACCGTTTGACACctaaacttttcttttcattcttgttcttgggggggggggggaggacccCACACACCCCTACATATCAGGGCCGGCTGCAAAGACCCCAGGGACACACCTCATTCTTTATAAACACCTTGCTCCTGTCCCTTCATGCCCCTACCTATATCGGTTTGTAAGAATTAAGAATTTGACccacacctttgaaatcctgtgcaaaACActcaaacccctcccccccccaccacccctgcCCTCTCATATTTTCCAAAACCTAGTTATGGATCTGGAATGACTAGCTTCCATGTCAAGGTCCAATGCAGACTACTAGTCAAACTCAACAAAAATAACGAAGAACGATTTGTGAATTAACGTACCTAATTTCTAATACTTTCACCGCTTCACAGATGACGAGGTTCGGTAAAGGCCATAAACATCCGAGAATCCAGACAGAAAGATGTATATCTCCAAGTTGAACGGGCGGCTCCCTCGCCTCCAAAAAGAGAGGCGTGACGACCACCAGGAGAAAGATTGCTAGCACCATTCTGAAAAGaggaattttgtaaaatatctaTTGCATAAAGGTTTTCATTCAGATGGAACAGGTTTAAAACAGTTGGATGCATTTTGTGACAGATCATGGCCAGCCATAAAGAGTACACACAGGCAACATGAACTGTCAATATCTTGTGTTAGTGTTGCAACATGCCTTATGTAGGATTCATGGCTCTATCTCCTATTTAAAGTTAAATGGCAGCTTTCTGCATTATTTTGCAAGACTTAAAGTAGGCACCATATCAAACGTTGGATACTGAGGGCGCTGCAGCttcactgcagccaggctgcatagcaCAACTGTTCTCTTCTCTGCATTCCACACAACATGCTCTGCTGGATGTTTTATTACGACATTCATTACCTTAGATTATTACAAGTAGTTGTTATTTAGGATTGATGCCATCTATGTTAAGAAAATTATGTTTGTTTGGGTGTGCTGTTAGTGACTGCTAACTTCTACCAGATATATTGACATGACAACAACATGAGATAGAAAGCAGAATTAAACATTGCATTAAACATCTTT from Apostichopus japonicus isolate 1M-3 chromosome 19, ASM3797524v1, whole genome shotgun sequence carries:
- the LOC139960305 gene encoding small ribosomal subunit protein uS7m-like, whose product is MALPMGRVISFAYQKTCKLCSPCAAKLWYSIYTPKYVEPAVKTDQFEDGKLPFDVSTPVKAAPLWSTSSFTHDPLLLKFVNIIQKKGEKELASSLIRKTFELIKLRQVEKINTASPDEPVDVEANPEQIFYSAIENCKPILGLQNVERGGRTYQVPTPLKENRRRFLAMKWLIEAANTKDPTIPFYQQLADELLNAHQNTGAVIKRKRDLHKQCEANRAYAHFRWW